From a region of the Candidatus Brocadia sp. genome:
- a CDS encoding GIY-YIG nuclease family protein: MDKIYSVYIMTNKNNTVLYTGVTNDLKRRVYVHKEKRVEGFTKKYNVTKLVYYELFRDVKNAIFREKQIKGGSMAKKLELINGMNAGWKDLYDCL; this comes from the coding sequence ATGGATAAAATATACTCCGTTTACATAATGACGAATAAAAACAACACGGTGCTTTATACGGGGGTAACGAATGATCTCAAAAGGAGAGTATATGTGCACAAAGAGAAGCGGGTCGAAGGATTTACAAAAAAGTATAATGTCACCAAGTTGGTATATTACGAACTATTTCGTGACGTGAAAAATGCCATATTCCGAGAGAAGCAAATTAAAGGTGGCTCCATGGCCAAGAAACTAGAATTAATTAATGGAATGAATGCGGGATGGAAGGATTTGTATGATTGTTTGTGA
- a CDS encoding patatin-like phospholipase family protein, whose protein sequence is MNHWRTTLGKMSRPIRISASILIAIFLISGCMHYPVNKPLATVDPNSGYRGKFMGQPENSDEMMVFLAFSGGGTRAAAFSYGVLEELRNTAVTINGKKRMLLHEVDGISGVSGGSFTAAYYGLFGDRIFEDFEQKFLKRNVQGGLTRRFLIRPDNWVRLFSPFFARSDIAAEYYDKILFEKKTFQDMAARKGQSPMVFINATDMVTGIRVAFHQDAFDIICSDLSGYPVARAVTASSAVPVVLTPITLRNYSNDCGFKLPEEAERVRKEHDITSRSFHQVSNVDVYQDVAKHKYIHLVDGGVSDNLGLRAALDRILVMGSFWNTLKYLKLENTHKVVIIVVNAETEVSSQWSLFGRAPTISAMFGAYSSVSVTRYNYETVMLARESFRRWAEEVQKSRCGDGPISTEPGGCGDIKFYLVEVKFDALRDEAERHYFKGMPTSFKLSDKQVDDLRDAAHRILTESEEFQQLLAELQ, encoded by the coding sequence ATGAATCATTGGAGAACTACACTGGGTAAAATGTCTCGGCCTATCCGCATTTCCGCAAGTATTCTTATAGCCATTTTTTTAATTTCAGGTTGCATGCATTATCCCGTCAACAAACCCCTCGCAACGGTTGATCCGAACAGTGGTTACCGTGGAAAGTTTATGGGTCAGCCTGAAAATTCAGACGAAATGATGGTATTCCTCGCCTTCTCTGGTGGTGGTACACGGGCTGCTGCCTTTTCCTATGGTGTCCTTGAAGAGTTGAGAAACACAGCGGTGACCATAAACGGCAAAAAACGCATGCTGCTCCATGAGGTTGATGGTATTTCTGGCGTCTCGGGAGGCAGTTTCACCGCTGCGTATTATGGTCTCTTTGGTGATCGCATCTTTGAGGATTTCGAGCAGAAATTCCTGAAAAGGAATGTGCAGGGCGGCCTTACCCGAAGGTTTTTGATACGACCCGACAACTGGGTACGCCTCTTCTCTCCGTTTTTTGCACGGAGTGACATTGCTGCGGAGTATTACGACAAGATCCTTTTTGAGAAGAAAACCTTTCAGGATATGGCAGCGAGGAAAGGCCAATCCCCTATGGTCTTTATCAACGCAACAGATATGGTAACAGGTATACGAGTCGCATTTCATCAGGATGCATTTGATATCATTTGTTCTGACTTGTCCGGTTATCCCGTTGCTCGCGCCGTAACGGCATCATCCGCCGTGCCCGTCGTCCTCACACCCATCACCCTTCGTAATTACTCCAACGATTGTGGCTTTAAACTCCCTGAAGAAGCAGAGAGGGTGCGGAAAGAGCACGATATTACGTCACGGTCATTTCATCAGGTGAGCAACGTAGATGTCTATCAGGATGTTGCAAAGCATAAATATATCCATCTTGTTGATGGTGGAGTTTCTGATAATCTTGGATTGAGGGCCGCGCTTGACAGGATACTTGTCATGGGGAGTTTCTGGAATACGCTGAAATATTTGAAACTCGAAAATACCCACAAGGTGGTTATCATCGTTGTGAATGCAGAGACGGAAGTAAGCAGCCAGTGGAGTCTCTTTGGACGGGCGCCAACGATATCCGCAATGTTTGGCGCATATTCGTCCGTATCGGTCACGAGGTATAATTACGAGACCGTTATGTTGGCGCGGGAGAGTTTCCGCCGGTGGGCTGAGGAGGTCCAGAAAAGCCGGTGCGGAGACGGTCCGATATCGACGGAGCCTGGCGGATGCGGTGACATCAAATTTTATCTCGTTGAGGTCAAGTTTGATGCATTACGGGATGAGGCGGAACGTCACTATTTCAAGGGCATGCCCACATCGTTCAAATTGTCTGACAAGCAGGTCGACGACCTGCGTGACGCCGCCCATCGGATACTCACAGAATCAGAGGAATTCCAGCAGCTTTTGGCGGAGTTACAATAA
- a CDS encoding DUF4410 domain-containing protein, giving the protein MNNQNKDDAQDHQPLNFFMKSSAGVPSLQKKTSAIVAGLFALAFLAGCASTKVSDQQQLVHGKIPRPDHILVYDFVATYGDVPSDSSIAGEYAEHETPQTEEEIETGRQIGAEIATELVEAIRGMGMPAERYNKEMMPETNDILIRGYLLTFSEGSAVKRMTIGFGSGSSKLQVVAEGYQVTAQGLRKLGGGTVEAGGSKGPGTALGAAGWIATANPAGLIVSGGMKVYGEASGKAKIGGRAKQVAKEIADHLKTRFKEQGWID; this is encoded by the coding sequence ATGAATAATCAAAACAAAGATGACGCACAGGACCACCAGCCACTCAACTTCTTCATGAAATCATCGGCAGGCGTTCCGTCACTTCAGAAAAAAACGTCGGCCATCGTAGCGGGTCTGTTCGCCCTGGCATTTCTTGCCGGGTGCGCCTCAACCAAGGTTTCCGACCAGCAACAACTCGTGCACGGGAAGATTCCCCGTCCCGATCACATCCTGGTGTATGACTTCGTTGCCACGTATGGTGATGTCCCATCGGATTCCTCGATTGCCGGTGAGTACGCCGAGCACGAAACGCCCCAAACCGAAGAGGAGATCGAGACCGGCCGTCAGATAGGCGCTGAAATTGCGACAGAGTTGGTAGAGGCGATTCGCGGTATGGGCATGCCAGCGGAACGGTATAATAAGGAAATGATGCCTGAGACCAACGACATCCTGATTCGGGGCTATCTCCTCACGTTTAGCGAGGGCAGCGCCGTAAAACGCATGACCATCGGATTTGGCTCCGGTTCGTCAAAGTTGCAGGTGGTGGCCGAGGGCTACCAGGTGACGGCCCAGGGGCTGAGAAAACTCGGGGGCGGCACCGTAGAGGCGGGCGGCAGCAAAGGCCCGGGGACGGCCTTGGGGGCAGCCGGCTGGATTGCCACCGCCAATCCGGCGGGGCTCATCGTCAGCGGCGGGATGAAGGTGTACGGAGAGGCAAGCGGCAAAGCCAAGATTGGCGGCCGGGCCAAGCAGGTCGCCAAGGAAATCGCCGACCATCTTAAGACGCGATTCAAGGAGCAGGGCTGGATTGATTAG
- a CDS encoding glycine zipper family protein — MMRRKVYVGSIVLGILGATVPVLAQNLIIYPAKGQSQEQMEKDKFECYSWAKQQTGFDPMVASTTSPAASQGSTEGGVVKGAAKGALLGAGIGAIAGDAGKGAAIGAVSGGAFGGLKSRNQRKQAAQVEQQQTAQTNERINEYNRAYGACLEAKGYTVK, encoded by the coding sequence ATGATGAGGAGAAAAGTCTATGTAGGGAGTATCGTATTAGGGATATTAGGTGCAACGGTCCCGGTTCTGGCTCAGAATCTGATTATCTACCCGGCCAAAGGACAGAGCCAGGAGCAGATGGAAAAGGATAAGTTCGAGTGTTACTCATGGGCAAAACAACAGACGGGATTTGACCCTATGGTTGCATCCACTACTTCCCCGGCTGCTAGTCAGGGTAGCACTGAAGGTGGGGTAGTAAAAGGAGCGGCGAAAGGCGCCCTGCTTGGCGCCGGGATTGGCGCTATTGCAGGAGATGCAGGCAAGGGCGCTGCGATTGGAGCCGTTTCCGGTGGTGCATTTGGCGGCTTAAAGAGCCGAAATCAGAGAAAACAGGCAGCGCAGGTAGAGCAGCAGCAAACAGCCCAAACGAATGAGAGGATCAACGAATATAACCGCGCATACGGCGCATGTCTTGAGGCAAAAGGATATACGGTAAAATAA
- a CDS encoding PqiC family protein, with the protein MKINAVSYFSRFIPMGVLAVIMGCASTPSSKFYILNPIEKDEAQQESTDVLQRVTIGIGSMEIPDYLNRSQIVTRSDRSELTVDEFNRWAGSLKENISSVLAENLSLLLSTNRIFIHPWVPDDAVNYWLHVELIRLDAGPGNTVTLKTHWTILGDHGKKEYITRTSEFTEKISENSYEMIVAAMSQTFEQLSREIASEITKLK; encoded by the coding sequence ATGAAAATTAATGCCGTTTCATATTTTTCACGTTTCATCCCAATGGGCGTCCTTGCGGTTATTATGGGATGCGCGAGTACTCCGTCATCAAAGTTTTATATCCTGAATCCCATAGAAAAGGACGAGGCGCAGCAGGAGAGCACAGATGTTTTGCAGCGGGTTACGATCGGAATCGGTTCCATGGAAATCCCTGACTATCTGAACCGCTCGCAAATAGTGACCCGGAGCGACCGCAGCGAACTAACGGTTGACGAATTTAACCGGTGGGCAGGTTCTCTGAAAGAGAATATCTCATCAGTGCTTGCTGAAAACCTCTCGCTCCTGCTCTCGACCAATCGCATCTTTATCCATCCCTGGGTTCCCGACGATGCTGTCAATTACTGGCTCCATGTTGAACTAATCCGGTTAGACGCCGGGCCGGGCAATACGGTTACCTTGAAGACGCATTGGACAATATTAGGTGATCATGGTAAAAAGGAATACATAACACGCACCTCAGAATTTACCGAAAAAATAAGTGAAAATAGTTATGAAATGATCGTAGCAGCTATGAGCCAGACATTTGAACAATTGAGTCGGGAAATTGCATCAGAGATTACGAAGTTAAAATAG
- a CDS encoding MlaD family protein, translating to MSKPANKTLIGAFIIGAIALLVAAVLIFGSGKFLKKTHYAVVFFEGSIKGLNEGAPVIFSGVKIGAVTNIRLVYDPVNDSVRIPVIIELEPDKFERTDVVERQPEKNLKLLIERGLRAQLQMQSVVTGQLMIALNFFPDKPANYIGFVKEYPEIPSIPTPLQELAKTIEDLHLKEIVKKLDVTLDSVKKLIQHIDNKIDPLITNITKTSEVSQNTLEIMQATLKQTNNTLSVFSETARSARSLTEYLQQHPDSILKGKPR from the coding sequence ATGAGTAAACCGGCGAATAAGACACTTATTGGCGCTTTTATCATAGGGGCGATTGCCTTACTGGTTGCTGCAGTGCTTATTTTTGGATCGGGCAAATTCCTGAAAAAGACGCATTATGCCGTGGTGTTCTTTGAGGGTTCTATTAAGGGGCTCAATGAAGGAGCGCCGGTTATTTTCAGTGGGGTAAAGATAGGCGCTGTGACAAACATCCGTTTGGTTTACGACCCTGTTAATGACTCTGTTCGGATACCGGTGATCATCGAACTTGAGCCGGACAAATTCGAAAGGACTGACGTAGTTGAAAGACAGCCGGAGAAAAATTTAAAACTGCTTATCGAGCGGGGACTGAGGGCGCAACTTCAGATGCAGAGCGTTGTTACCGGCCAGCTCATGATCGCGCTTAACTTCTTTCCTGACAAGCCTGCCAACTATATTGGTTTTGTAAAGGAATATCCCGAAATTCCATCAATCCCCACCCCCTTACAGGAATTAGCAAAGACAATCGAGGACCTTCATCTTAAGGAAATTGTCAAGAAATTAGATGTTACCCTGGATTCGGTGAAAAAACTCATCCAGCACATCGACAATAAGATTGATCCGCTGATAACGAATATCACAAAGACTTCCGAGGTGAGTCAGAACACCCTTGAGATTATGCAGGCTACGTTGAAGCAGACCAATAATACCCTTTCGGTCTTTTCTGAAACAGCCCGGTCGGCAAGGTCCTTAACCGAGTACCTCCAGCAGCATCCCGATTCCATTCTCAAGGGAAAACCACGGTGA
- a CDS encoding ATP-binding cassette domain-containing protein: MDEKRELTAEKKKIVVRDLDMGYGSYVLMRNMNFTVNKGDIFVIMGGSGCGKSTLLKVLIGLLEPLRGQVLYDGVNFWEGDAQQKDRIMRRFGILYQSSALWSSMTLAENVSLPLEQYTNLSKNQIRELVSLKLALVGLAGFEEFYPSEISGGMRKRAGLARAMALDPNILFFDEPSAGLDPVSARLLDDLIIELRDSLGATVVVVTHELQSIFAIGNNSVFLDPDTKTIIASGDPKRLLAESKDPKVMSFLTRGEKTEQGVVS, from the coding sequence ATGGATGAAAAAAGAGAACTTACCGCAGAGAAAAAGAAGATCGTGGTGCGCGACCTCGATATGGGATACGGCAGCTATGTGCTCATGCGTAATATGAACTTCACGGTGAACAAGGGGGACATTTTTGTCATTATGGGAGGGAGCGGATGCGGAAAGAGCACGCTTCTGAAGGTGCTCATAGGGCTGCTGGAGCCATTGCGCGGACAGGTACTGTATGACGGTGTAAATTTCTGGGAAGGAGACGCTCAGCAAAAAGACCGTATCATGAGGAGGTTTGGCATCCTCTACCAGAGCAGCGCATTATGGAGCTCCATGACCCTGGCTGAAAATGTTTCGCTCCCGCTTGAACAATATACCAACCTCAGCAAGAATCAAATCCGTGAGTTAGTCTCGCTAAAACTTGCGCTCGTCGGACTCGCAGGGTTTGAAGAATTTTATCCCTCGGAAATAAGCGGAGGAATGCGAAAGAGGGCAGGGCTTGCGCGGGCGATGGCGCTTGACCCCAATATCCTCTTTTTTGACGAACCTTCGGCAGGTCTCGATCCCGTCAGCGCCCGGCTTCTTGATGATCTGATTATTGAACTGCGGGACAGCCTTGGCGCAACCGTTGTGGTTGTTACCCATGAACTGCAAAGTATCTTTGCCATCGGGAACAACTCGGTCTTTCTCGACCCTGATACCAAGACGATCATCGCGTCCGGCGACCCGAAGAGACTGCTTGCAGAGTCAAAAGATCCGAAAGTAATGAGTTTTTTAACCAGGGGAGAAAAAACAGAACAGGGGGTAGTATCATGA